One Capsicum annuum cultivar UCD-10X-F1 chromosome 2, UCD10Xv1.1, whole genome shotgun sequence genomic window carries:
- the LOC107859166 gene encoding exonuclease 1 isoform X1 — MGIQGLLPLLKSIMLPINIKDLKGCTVAVDTYSWLHKGALSCSKELCKGIPTTKHIGYCMHRVNLLLHYGVKPILVFDGGPLPMKNEQENKRGRSRKENLSRAIEHETNGNMTAAYECYQKAVDISPSVAHDLIQVLKRENVCYVVAPYEADAQMTFLAISEQVDAVITEDSDLIAFGCPRIIYKMDKFGQGLEFRYSKLDQNKELNLTGFTRQMLLEMCILSGCDYLQSLPGMGLKKAHALIKKFRSYDKVIKHLRYNTAAVSPLYEESFRKAIMTFQHQRVYDLMTEDLVHLSNLSDRGSQDLDFLGPLIPTEVAQGIAKGDIDPFTMMPFQKECNAAELVHSGTYELNDFKVEGERRKVDLPAQKNLLTNYFCTASLEAKQKFRAPRTSPILPNSKFGVSSPWADSRKGADSYKFESLSMSSPDPLGVSSGLVDDDILLKASKCLESKSPAGLLEEEEIENGLGLQPVPLRHPICKPCITLSKERSLDLSESKTRAPKKNVIVRSSYFLKNTKKEDIQDDKSEINEAANDKSHSSIRENDYDSMSDARNGAVIAAVKNANPRSSYFQHKPSARNVPAGETEQKENKRVIVRSSYFQKNLANDNSQGNLDVAAELEHTNPKASLGDDCSERRLKKRKVTFIDTVQTENASVECLESETSDNQGGVNSDLDDSTKETKDGQGKFGSNISHLGKYSQISEKSMENFVSVISSFRYTSNGSRASGLRAPLKDIKNTSTNRSTSNLDLSKFVYKPTKQKQLSARRKV, encoded by the exons ATGGGTATACAAGGGCTGTTGCCTCTCTTGAAATCAATAATGTTGCCCATTAACATCAAAGACTTGAAGGGCTGTACGGTTGCTGTTGATACCTATTCTTGGCTGCATAAGGGTGCTCTTTCTTGCAGCAAAGAGCTCTGTAAAGGCATTCCTACTACCAA GCACATTGGTTATTGCATGCACAGAGTAAATTTGTTGCTCCATTACGGTGTCAAACCTATTCTTGTGTTTGATGGAGGTCCCTTACCAATGAAGAATGAACAGGAGAACAAGCGGGGAAG GTCTAGGAAGGAAAACCTTTCTCGTGCAATAGAGCATGAAACTAATGGAAACATGACTGCTGCTTATGAGTGCTACCAGAAGGCTGTTGATATATCACCTTCAGTGGCTCACGATCTAATACAG GTCCTAAAGAGGGAAAATGTATGTTACGTGGTGGCTCCGTATGAAGCTGATGCCCAAATGACCTTTTTGGCCATCAGCGAACAGGTAGATGCTGTTATAACGGAGGACTCAGATTTAATAGCATTTGGTTGTCCTAGG ATCATTTACAAGATGGATAAGTTCGGGCAAGGTCTTGAGTTTCGGTATTCCAAGCTGGACCAAAATAAAGAACTGAATTTAACAGGTTTCACAAGGCAGATGCTTCTTGAGATGTGCATCTTGAGCGGTTGTGACTATTTGCAGTCCTTGCCTGGAATGGGCCTCAAAAAAGCTCATGCACTAATAAAAAAGTTCAGGAGTTATGACAAA GTCATTAAGCACTTGAGGTACAACACTGCCGCAGTTTCTCCTCTGTATGAAGAATCTTTCAGAAAAGCAATTATGACCTTCCAGCATCAACGAGtttatgatctcatgactgaagATCTAGTTCATTTGTCTAACCTCTCTGACCGTGGTAGTCAAGATCTAGATTTCCTAGGCCC GCTGATACCCACAGAAGTAGCTCAAGGAATAGCAAAAGGTGATATTGATCCTTTCACTATGATGCCATTTCAG AAAGAATGCAATGCTGCTGAACTGGTACATAGCGGAACTTACGAACTGAATGACTTCAAAGTGGAAGGTGAAAGGAGGAAGGTTGATTTGCCTGCACAGAAAAATCTCCTAACCAACTACTTCT GCACTGCGTCTCTTGAAGCAAAACAGAAATTTAGGGCCCCAAGAACTAGCCCTATTCTTCCAAATTCAAAGTTTGGAGTTTCAAGCCCTTGGGCAGACAGTAGAAAGGGAGCCGATTCTTATAAATTTGAGAGCTTGTCAATGTCCTCGCCGGATCCTCTGGGCGTATCTTCTGGTCTG GTGGATGATGATATTCTCTTGAAAGCTTCCAAGTGTTTGGAGTCAAAAAGTCCAG CAGGACTACTGGAAGAGGAAGAAATTGAAAACGGCCTAGGACTGCAACCAGTTCCACTACGGCATCCAATATGTAAACCCTGCATCACACTGAGTAAGGAGCGTTCTCTGGATTTAAGTGAGAGCAAGACACGAGCaccaaaaaaaaatgtaataGTGAGGAGCAGCTACTTTCTGAAGAATACCAAAAAGGAAGATATTCAGGATGATAAGAGTGAGATAAATGAGGCTGCCAATGATAAATCTCATAGCAGCATTCGGGAGAATGATTATGATTCTATGTCGGATGCAAGGAACGGAGCAGTCATAGCAGCAGTTAAAAATGCCAATCCACGAAGTTCTTATTTTCAGCATAAACCATCAGCACGAAATG TTCCTGCAGGTGAAACTGAACAGAAAGAGAACAAAAGAGTAATAGTAAGGAGTTCTTATTTTCAGAAGAACTTGGCAAATGATAATTCTCAGGGCAACTTGGATGTTGCTGCTGAGCTGGAGCATACCAATCCTAAGGCTTCTTTAGGAGATGACTGCTCTGAAAGGAGATTAAAGAAAAGGAAGGTTACCTTCATTGACACTGTTCAAACT GAAAATGCAAGTGTTGAATGTTTAGAGTCTGAAACTTCTGACAATCAAG GAGGCGTCAACTCTGATCTAGATGATTCAACTAAGGAGACAAAGGACGGACAAGGGAAGTTTGGTTCCAACATCTCTCATTTAGGGAAATATTCTCAAATATCAGAGAAATCAATGGAAAACTTTGTTTCAGTCATATCTTCATTTAGATACACCTCAAATGGTTCTCGAGCCAGTGGGCTCCGAGCCCCTCTAAAAGATATTAAGAATACCAGCACTAATAG GTCCACTAGTAACTTGGATCTAAGCAAGTTTGTGTACAAGCCAACAAAGCAAAAGCAATTATCAGCTCGTCGTAAGGTCTAA
- the LOC107859166 gene encoding exonuclease 1 isoform X3 codes for MGIQGLLPLLKSIMLPINIKDLKGCTVAVDTYSWLHKGALSCSKELCKGIPTTKHIGYCMHRVNLLLHYGVKPILVFDGGPLPMKNEQENKRGRSRKENLSRAIEHETNGNMTAAYECYQKAVDISPSVAHDLIQVLKRENVCYVVAPYEADAQMTFLAISEQVDAVITEDSDLIAFGCPRIIYKMDKFGQGLEFRYSKLDQNKELNLTGFTRQMLLEMCILSGCDYLQSLPGMGLKKAHALIKKFRSYDKVIKHLRYNTAAVSPLYEESFRKAIMTFQHQRVYDLMTEDLVHLSNLSDRGSQDLDFLGPLIPTEVAQGIAKGDIDPFTMMPFQKECNAAELVHSGTYELNDFKVEGERRKVDLPAQKNLLTNYFCTASLEAKQKFRAPRTSPILPNSKFGVSSPWADSRKGADSYKFESLSMSSPDPLGVSSGLVDDDILLKASKCLESKSPAGLLEEEEIENGLGLQPVPLRHPICKPCITLSKERSLDLSESKTRAPKKNVIVRSSYFLKNTKKEDIQDDKSEINEAANDKSHSSIRENDYDSMSDARNGAVIAAVKNANPRSSYFQHKPSARNGETEQKENKRVIVRSSYFQKNLANDNSQGNLDVAAELEHTNPKASLGDDCSERRLKKRKVTFIDTVQTENASVECLESETSDNQGGVNSDLDDSTKETKDGQGKFGSNISHLGKYSQISEKSMENFVSVISSFRYTSNGSRASGLRAPLKDIKNTSTNRSTSNLDLSKFVYKPTKQKQLSARRKV; via the exons ATGGGTATACAAGGGCTGTTGCCTCTCTTGAAATCAATAATGTTGCCCATTAACATCAAAGACTTGAAGGGCTGTACGGTTGCTGTTGATACCTATTCTTGGCTGCATAAGGGTGCTCTTTCTTGCAGCAAAGAGCTCTGTAAAGGCATTCCTACTACCAA GCACATTGGTTATTGCATGCACAGAGTAAATTTGTTGCTCCATTACGGTGTCAAACCTATTCTTGTGTTTGATGGAGGTCCCTTACCAATGAAGAATGAACAGGAGAACAAGCGGGGAAG GTCTAGGAAGGAAAACCTTTCTCGTGCAATAGAGCATGAAACTAATGGAAACATGACTGCTGCTTATGAGTGCTACCAGAAGGCTGTTGATATATCACCTTCAGTGGCTCACGATCTAATACAG GTCCTAAAGAGGGAAAATGTATGTTACGTGGTGGCTCCGTATGAAGCTGATGCCCAAATGACCTTTTTGGCCATCAGCGAACAGGTAGATGCTGTTATAACGGAGGACTCAGATTTAATAGCATTTGGTTGTCCTAGG ATCATTTACAAGATGGATAAGTTCGGGCAAGGTCTTGAGTTTCGGTATTCCAAGCTGGACCAAAATAAAGAACTGAATTTAACAGGTTTCACAAGGCAGATGCTTCTTGAGATGTGCATCTTGAGCGGTTGTGACTATTTGCAGTCCTTGCCTGGAATGGGCCTCAAAAAAGCTCATGCACTAATAAAAAAGTTCAGGAGTTATGACAAA GTCATTAAGCACTTGAGGTACAACACTGCCGCAGTTTCTCCTCTGTATGAAGAATCTTTCAGAAAAGCAATTATGACCTTCCAGCATCAACGAGtttatgatctcatgactgaagATCTAGTTCATTTGTCTAACCTCTCTGACCGTGGTAGTCAAGATCTAGATTTCCTAGGCCC GCTGATACCCACAGAAGTAGCTCAAGGAATAGCAAAAGGTGATATTGATCCTTTCACTATGATGCCATTTCAG AAAGAATGCAATGCTGCTGAACTGGTACATAGCGGAACTTACGAACTGAATGACTTCAAAGTGGAAGGTGAAAGGAGGAAGGTTGATTTGCCTGCACAGAAAAATCTCCTAACCAACTACTTCT GCACTGCGTCTCTTGAAGCAAAACAGAAATTTAGGGCCCCAAGAACTAGCCCTATTCTTCCAAATTCAAAGTTTGGAGTTTCAAGCCCTTGGGCAGACAGTAGAAAGGGAGCCGATTCTTATAAATTTGAGAGCTTGTCAATGTCCTCGCCGGATCCTCTGGGCGTATCTTCTGGTCTG GTGGATGATGATATTCTCTTGAAAGCTTCCAAGTGTTTGGAGTCAAAAAGTCCAG CAGGACTACTGGAAGAGGAAGAAATTGAAAACGGCCTAGGACTGCAACCAGTTCCACTACGGCATCCAATATGTAAACCCTGCATCACACTGAGTAAGGAGCGTTCTCTGGATTTAAGTGAGAGCAAGACACGAGCaccaaaaaaaaatgtaataGTGAGGAGCAGCTACTTTCTGAAGAATACCAAAAAGGAAGATATTCAGGATGATAAGAGTGAGATAAATGAGGCTGCCAATGATAAATCTCATAGCAGCATTCGGGAGAATGATTATGATTCTATGTCGGATGCAAGGAACGGAGCAGTCATAGCAGCAGTTAAAAATGCCAATCCACGAAGTTCTTATTTTCAGCATAAACCATCAGCACGAAATG GTGAAACTGAACAGAAAGAGAACAAAAGAGTAATAGTAAGGAGTTCTTATTTTCAGAAGAACTTGGCAAATGATAATTCTCAGGGCAACTTGGATGTTGCTGCTGAGCTGGAGCATACCAATCCTAAGGCTTCTTTAGGAGATGACTGCTCTGAAAGGAGATTAAAGAAAAGGAAGGTTACCTTCATTGACACTGTTCAAACT GAAAATGCAAGTGTTGAATGTTTAGAGTCTGAAACTTCTGACAATCAAG GAGGCGTCAACTCTGATCTAGATGATTCAACTAAGGAGACAAAGGACGGACAAGGGAAGTTTGGTTCCAACATCTCTCATTTAGGGAAATATTCTCAAATATCAGAGAAATCAATGGAAAACTTTGTTTCAGTCATATCTTCATTTAGATACACCTCAAATGGTTCTCGAGCCAGTGGGCTCCGAGCCCCTCTAAAAGATATTAAGAATACCAGCACTAATAG GTCCACTAGTAACTTGGATCTAAGCAAGTTTGTGTACAAGCCAACAAAGCAAAAGCAATTATCAGCTCGTCGTAAGGTCTAA
- the LOC107859166 gene encoding exonuclease 1 isoform X2, with product MGIQGLLPLLKSIMLPINIKDLKGCTVAVDTYSWLHKGALSCSKELCKGIPTTKHIGYCMHRVNLLLHYGVKPILVFDGGPLPMKNEQENKRGRSRKENLSRAIEHETNGNMTAAYECYQKAVDISPSVAHDLIQVLKRENVCYVVAPYEADAQMTFLAISEQVDAVITEDSDLIAFGCPRIIYKMDKFGQGLEFRYSKLDQNKELNLTGFTRQMLLEMCILSGCDYLQSLPGMGLKKAHALIKKFRSYDKVIKHLRYNTAAVSPLYEESFRKAIMTFQHQRVYDLMTEDLVHLSNLSDRGSQDLDFLGPLIPTEVAQGIAKGDIDPFTMMPFQKECNAAELVHSGTYELNDFKVEGERRKVDLPAQKNLLTNYFCTASLEAKQKFRAPRTSPILPNSKFGVSSPWADSRKGADSYKFESLSMSSPDPLGVSSGLVDDDILLKASKCLESKSPGLLEEEEIENGLGLQPVPLRHPICKPCITLSKERSLDLSESKTRAPKKNVIVRSSYFLKNTKKEDIQDDKSEINEAANDKSHSSIRENDYDSMSDARNGAVIAAVKNANPRSSYFQHKPSARNVPAGETEQKENKRVIVRSSYFQKNLANDNSQGNLDVAAELEHTNPKASLGDDCSERRLKKRKVTFIDTVQTENASVECLESETSDNQGGVNSDLDDSTKETKDGQGKFGSNISHLGKYSQISEKSMENFVSVISSFRYTSNGSRASGLRAPLKDIKNTSTNRSTSNLDLSKFVYKPTKQKQLSARRKV from the exons ATGGGTATACAAGGGCTGTTGCCTCTCTTGAAATCAATAATGTTGCCCATTAACATCAAAGACTTGAAGGGCTGTACGGTTGCTGTTGATACCTATTCTTGGCTGCATAAGGGTGCTCTTTCTTGCAGCAAAGAGCTCTGTAAAGGCATTCCTACTACCAA GCACATTGGTTATTGCATGCACAGAGTAAATTTGTTGCTCCATTACGGTGTCAAACCTATTCTTGTGTTTGATGGAGGTCCCTTACCAATGAAGAATGAACAGGAGAACAAGCGGGGAAG GTCTAGGAAGGAAAACCTTTCTCGTGCAATAGAGCATGAAACTAATGGAAACATGACTGCTGCTTATGAGTGCTACCAGAAGGCTGTTGATATATCACCTTCAGTGGCTCACGATCTAATACAG GTCCTAAAGAGGGAAAATGTATGTTACGTGGTGGCTCCGTATGAAGCTGATGCCCAAATGACCTTTTTGGCCATCAGCGAACAGGTAGATGCTGTTATAACGGAGGACTCAGATTTAATAGCATTTGGTTGTCCTAGG ATCATTTACAAGATGGATAAGTTCGGGCAAGGTCTTGAGTTTCGGTATTCCAAGCTGGACCAAAATAAAGAACTGAATTTAACAGGTTTCACAAGGCAGATGCTTCTTGAGATGTGCATCTTGAGCGGTTGTGACTATTTGCAGTCCTTGCCTGGAATGGGCCTCAAAAAAGCTCATGCACTAATAAAAAAGTTCAGGAGTTATGACAAA GTCATTAAGCACTTGAGGTACAACACTGCCGCAGTTTCTCCTCTGTATGAAGAATCTTTCAGAAAAGCAATTATGACCTTCCAGCATCAACGAGtttatgatctcatgactgaagATCTAGTTCATTTGTCTAACCTCTCTGACCGTGGTAGTCAAGATCTAGATTTCCTAGGCCC GCTGATACCCACAGAAGTAGCTCAAGGAATAGCAAAAGGTGATATTGATCCTTTCACTATGATGCCATTTCAG AAAGAATGCAATGCTGCTGAACTGGTACATAGCGGAACTTACGAACTGAATGACTTCAAAGTGGAAGGTGAAAGGAGGAAGGTTGATTTGCCTGCACAGAAAAATCTCCTAACCAACTACTTCT GCACTGCGTCTCTTGAAGCAAAACAGAAATTTAGGGCCCCAAGAACTAGCCCTATTCTTCCAAATTCAAAGTTTGGAGTTTCAAGCCCTTGGGCAGACAGTAGAAAGGGAGCCGATTCTTATAAATTTGAGAGCTTGTCAATGTCCTCGCCGGATCCTCTGGGCGTATCTTCTGGTCTG GTGGATGATGATATTCTCTTGAAAGCTTCCAAGTGTTTGGAGTCAAAAAGTCCAG GACTACTGGAAGAGGAAGAAATTGAAAACGGCCTAGGACTGCAACCAGTTCCACTACGGCATCCAATATGTAAACCCTGCATCACACTGAGTAAGGAGCGTTCTCTGGATTTAAGTGAGAGCAAGACACGAGCaccaaaaaaaaatgtaataGTGAGGAGCAGCTACTTTCTGAAGAATACCAAAAAGGAAGATATTCAGGATGATAAGAGTGAGATAAATGAGGCTGCCAATGATAAATCTCATAGCAGCATTCGGGAGAATGATTATGATTCTATGTCGGATGCAAGGAACGGAGCAGTCATAGCAGCAGTTAAAAATGCCAATCCACGAAGTTCTTATTTTCAGCATAAACCATCAGCACGAAATG TTCCTGCAGGTGAAACTGAACAGAAAGAGAACAAAAGAGTAATAGTAAGGAGTTCTTATTTTCAGAAGAACTTGGCAAATGATAATTCTCAGGGCAACTTGGATGTTGCTGCTGAGCTGGAGCATACCAATCCTAAGGCTTCTTTAGGAGATGACTGCTCTGAAAGGAGATTAAAGAAAAGGAAGGTTACCTTCATTGACACTGTTCAAACT GAAAATGCAAGTGTTGAATGTTTAGAGTCTGAAACTTCTGACAATCAAG GAGGCGTCAACTCTGATCTAGATGATTCAACTAAGGAGACAAAGGACGGACAAGGGAAGTTTGGTTCCAACATCTCTCATTTAGGGAAATATTCTCAAATATCAGAGAAATCAATGGAAAACTTTGTTTCAGTCATATCTTCATTTAGATACACCTCAAATGGTTCTCGAGCCAGTGGGCTCCGAGCCCCTCTAAAAGATATTAAGAATACCAGCACTAATAG GTCCACTAGTAACTTGGATCTAAGCAAGTTTGTGTACAAGCCAACAAAGCAAAAGCAATTATCAGCTCGTCGTAAGGTCTAA